The Candidatus Methylomirabilis limnetica genome contains a region encoding:
- a CDS encoding thioesterase family protein, which yields MSLHEGMTCERAWRVTGAEAADRHGNPLVHVLTTPVVVEWMEEVATASVQPHLSDGQGTVGSIIKMTHLAPTPIGLMVKVVATLTQIDGRRLTFRIEAFDEVEKIAECQHERVIVDLTRFHAKAGKKVGEGRGPRE from the coding sequence ATGAGCCTGCATGAAGGGATGACGTGTGAGAGGGCCTGGAGGGTGACCGGGGCCGAGGCGGCCGACCGGCATGGCAACCCGTTGGTCCATGTGCTTACCACGCCGGTTGTGGTCGAGTGGATGGAGGAGGTGGCGACAGCCAGCGTGCAGCCGCATCTGTCGGATGGGCAGGGCACAGTCGGCAGCATCATAAAGATGACGCACCTGGCGCCAACCCCGATCGGGCTTATGGTGAAGGTGGTGGCGACACTGACGCAGATTGATGGACGGCGTCTCACTTTCCGGATCGAGGCCTTCGACGAGGTGGAGAAGATTGCCGAGTGTCAGCACGAGCGGGTCATTGTTGACCTCACACGCTTCCACGCGAAGGCCGGAAAAAAGGTGGGAGAGGGGCGAGGGCCTCGTGAGTAA
- a CDS encoding APC family permease — translation MPTIEEESGTTVLRRTAEHQPPRSWRSWLIGRPLRTADAPDQAIGKTVGLAVFASDALSSTAYATDEILFVLAAAGTAALVYALPISLAIVALLAIVTLSYLQTIHAYPGGGGAYIVARDNLGGFPSKIAGASLLTDYILTVAVSVASGVAQLTSAYPSIFPYRVPLAIGMVLVMMVVNLRGVKESGAILAIPSYFFLAMMLLTIGSGLSQYMMGSLHTVVNPPQGREHVAQSISLFLILHAFSNGTTALTGVEAISNGVPAFKEPRSRNAGITLIWMSAILGTLFLGVTFLAGKMGATPSETETVISQLARTAHEGRGYLYIFTIAATTLILIMAANTAYAGFPRLSALLAADGFLPRPLTYRGSRLVYSRGIVALALIASLLIWLFQASVNALIPLYAIGVFLSFTLAQAGMAHRWWKAGHLSPEQEAQEHGSILRHDPRWALKMVINGFGALCTAGVMLIFTVTKFRDGAWLVILLVPILVAIFSAIHSHYRDLAAHLSLEQYGGPPRISRQRVILAISGVHRGTLAALRYARTLSDDITAVHICTDPVEAETLNRKWESWGDGIRLVVLDSPYRLFLEPLLGYIEEIAARRQPNEIITIVVPQFVPRHWWHNLLHNQTAMLLRLMLLFKPGIVIIDVPYQIE, via the coding sequence GTGCCTACAATCGAGGAAGAGAGCGGAACGACCGTCTTGCGGCGAACCGCCGAACACCAGCCGCCTCGCTCGTGGCGAAGTTGGCTGATCGGGCGTCCACTCCGGACCGCCGATGCCCCTGATCAGGCCATCGGAAAGACGGTCGGCTTGGCCGTCTTCGCCTCCGACGCGCTGTCATCGACCGCATACGCGACCGATGAGATTCTGTTCGTCCTGGCCGCCGCTGGAACCGCCGCACTCGTCTACGCCCTTCCGATCTCGCTGGCCATAGTGGCACTGCTGGCCATTGTCACGCTCTCGTATTTGCAGACGATACATGCCTATCCAGGAGGCGGCGGAGCCTACATTGTGGCTCGTGACAACCTGGGAGGATTCCCATCCAAGATCGCCGGCGCGTCGCTGCTTACCGACTATATCCTCACCGTGGCCGTTTCAGTCGCTTCGGGCGTGGCCCAACTAACCTCAGCGTATCCGTCAATTTTTCCCTACCGAGTGCCGTTAGCCATCGGGATGGTGCTGGTCATGATGGTCGTCAACCTGCGCGGCGTCAAAGAATCCGGCGCGATTCTCGCTATACCCAGCTATTTCTTCTTGGCTATGATGCTTCTGACCATAGGCAGCGGCCTCAGTCAGTACATGATGGGGAGCCTCCATACCGTAGTGAACCCGCCGCAGGGAAGGGAACATGTCGCGCAATCGATCTCACTCTTCCTGATTCTCCATGCCTTTTCCAATGGCACTACAGCCCTGACCGGGGTGGAGGCTATCTCTAACGGGGTCCCTGCGTTTAAGGAGCCACGTAGCCGCAATGCAGGCATCACGCTGATCTGGATGTCTGCCATTCTGGGCACGCTGTTCCTGGGCGTTACCTTCCTGGCCGGCAAAATGGGCGCGACGCCTTCGGAGACAGAAACGGTGATCTCGCAACTGGCGCGTACGGCCCATGAGGGACGGGGCTACCTGTACATCTTCACCATCGCCGCCACAACCCTTATCCTGATCATGGCGGCCAATACGGCCTATGCCGGATTCCCGCGGTTGAGCGCCCTGCTGGCGGCGGATGGCTTTTTGCCCCGGCCGCTCACTTACCGGGGAAGCCGACTCGTCTACTCGCGAGGCATTGTGGCGCTGGCCCTCATCGCCTCACTCCTGATCTGGCTGTTTCAGGCCAGCGTCAACGCGCTGATCCCGCTCTATGCCATTGGCGTCTTCCTCTCCTTCACGCTTGCCCAGGCCGGCATGGCGCACCGCTGGTGGAAGGCCGGACATCTCTCGCCAGAGCAGGAAGCCCAAGAGCATGGCTCAATACTCCGTCACGACCCGCGCTGGGCACTAAAGATGGTGATCAACGGCTTTGGCGCGCTCTGTACGGCCGGGGTCATGCTGATCTTTACCGTCACAAAGTTTCGCGATGGGGCGTGGCTCGTGATCCTGTTGGTGCCGATTCTCGTGGCGATATTCTCTGCCATCCATTCCCATTACCGGGACTTGGCCGCCCACCTTTCATTGGAACAGTATGGTGGGCCGCCTCGAATCTCGCGTCAGCGTGTGATCCTGGCGATTAGTGGTGTGCATCGCGGGACGCTGGCGGCGCTCCGCTATGCCCGAACATTGTCCGACGATATTACGGCCGTGCATATCTGCACCGACCCCGTCGAGGCCGAGACGCTGAATCGGAAATGGGAATCGTGGGGCGATGGAATCCGCCTGGTCGTACTTGATTCCCCTTACCGGTTGTTCCTGGAACCCTTATTGGGGTATATCGAGGAGATTGCCGCACGGCGCCAGCCGAACGAGATTATCACCATCGTCGTGCCGCAGTTTGTCCCCCGCCACTGGTGGCACAACCTCCTACACAACCAGACCGCGATGCTGCTCAGACTAATGCTGTTGTTCAAGCCAGGGATCGTGATTATTGACGTACCCTATCAGATAGAGTAA
- a CDS encoding potassium channel family protein yields the protein MHIIIVGCGRVGTELAYRLFQKGHQVAVIDQVAASLSNLSAEFRGHTVQGEALAADVLRRAGIEQADGLAAVTNSDSLNAVVAHVARTVYHVPQVVVRNYHPRWRALHEAFGFQVVSSTSWGAQRIEELLYPSFARCVFSAGNGEVEIYELVVPEAWYGRSLQDLLPAGECLAVALSRAGKAMLPSSEDRLEAGDIVHLSATMAGIDTLRKRLQTPQGG from the coding sequence ATGCATATCATTATCGTGGGGTGTGGGCGGGTAGGCACAGAGCTGGCTTATCGGCTATTCCAGAAGGGACATCAGGTGGCGGTAATCGACCAGGTAGCTGCCTCCCTGAGTAACCTGTCCGCAGAGTTCCGTGGACACACAGTGCAAGGTGAAGCGCTGGCCGCAGATGTGCTGCGCCGAGCGGGCATTGAGCAAGCCGATGGTCTCGCCGCCGTCACCAACTCCGACTCGCTTAACGCGGTGGTAGCGCACGTGGCGCGGACCGTCTATCACGTACCCCAGGTCGTCGTCCGCAACTATCATCCGCGCTGGCGAGCTTTACATGAGGCCTTTGGCTTCCAAGTGGTCAGCTCGACCAGTTGGGGCGCACAACGCATCGAAGAACTGCTATACCCCTCGTTCGCTCGATGCGTATTCTCGGCAGGCAATGGCGAAGTTGAGATCTACGAACTGGTCGTGCCTGAGGCTTGGTACGGTCGGTCCCTCCAGGATCTCCTTCCCGCAGGCGAGTGTCTGGCCGTGGCGTTGTCCCGCGCAGGCAAGGCCATGCTCCCCTCTTCTGAGGACCGTCTCGAGGCGGGCGATATTGTACACCTGAGCGCCACCATGGCAGGGATCGACACGTTGCGTAAGCGGCTGCAGACGCCGCAAGGGGGGTAG
- a CDS encoding potassium channel family protein, protein MFVLIAGGGRTASHLATLLLARQHEVRLIEHRRDVLSRLHHELPTEVIYEGNPTDPQVLERADIRRAKVLAACTSSDEDNLSLCFFARTLYRVPRTIGWINNPRTAWLFDEKFHVDVALNQAQIFSSLIEEEMSLGDMMTLLKLRRGRYSLVEEKIPPGARALGIAIKDLRLPPDSVIATIIRDGQLLIPRGDTRFEVGDEVLAIADHEGTEELAGLFGRPDAQQKT, encoded by the coding sequence ATGTTTGTGCTGATCGCCGGCGGAGGCCGAACTGCTTCACACCTGGCCACCCTCTTGCTGGCTCGCCAGCACGAGGTCCGACTTATCGAGCACCGACGGGACGTCCTCTCACGTCTTCACCACGAGTTGCCCACCGAGGTGATCTACGAAGGCAACCCCACCGATCCACAAGTATTGGAACGGGCCGATATCCGTCGGGCGAAGGTGTTAGCTGCGTGCACCTCTTCCGATGAAGATAATCTCTCGCTCTGCTTCTTTGCCCGCACCCTCTATCGGGTGCCCCGTACTATCGGCTGGATCAACAATCCCCGCACCGCTTGGCTCTTCGACGAGAAGTTCCACGTAGACGTGGCCCTCAACCAGGCGCAGATCTTTAGCAGTCTGATCGAAGAAGAGATGTCGCTCGGCGATATGATGACACTGCTCAAATTGCGGAGGGGCCGCTATTCCCTGGTAGAGGAGAAGATCCCCCCGGGCGCCCGCGCTCTGGGTATCGCTATCAAGGACCTGCGCTTGCCGCCGGATTCGGTGATCGCCACCATCATCCGGGACGGGCAGCTCCTCATTCCGCGCGGGGATACCCGATTTGAAGTTGGGGATGAGGTGCTCGCGATTGCAGATCATGAAGGCACCGAAGAGCTCGCCGGCCTGTTCGGCCGACCGGATGCGCAACAGAAGACGTAA
- a CDS encoding alpha/beta fold hydrolase: protein MPYVQVGRTRIHFVEQGPSLASHLSPIVFIHGAGGSHQVWLQQLKSLGRRRKAIAVDLPGHGDSNGSGADRIEAYRDIVKGCIAALGLDRIVMVGHSMGGAITQSIALAYPELLAAIVLVGSGVRLRVQPQILAGLRDDAGRAVDLIIKLVHAPGTPAEVLKQDADAMLRISIPVIEGDLLACDAFDLMEQVKAVSIPALVICGTDDLVTPPKYAEYLHSQINGSQLQLVPAASHMVMMEQPDEVNRGIEAFLDRLGC, encoded by the coding sequence GTGCCGTACGTACAGGTTGGGCGCACTCGTATCCACTTCGTTGAACAAGGTCCAAGTCTGGCGAGCCATCTGTCACCGATCGTCTTCATCCACGGGGCGGGTGGGAGCCATCAGGTGTGGCTCCAGCAGCTCAAGTCGTTGGGACGGCGGCGGAAGGCCATCGCCGTGGACCTCCCTGGGCATGGCGATTCGAACGGGAGCGGAGCCGATCGGATCGAGGCCTACCGCGACATCGTCAAGGGGTGTATCGCGGCCTTGGGTCTTGATCGAATCGTCATGGTGGGCCACTCGATGGGCGGGGCGATTACCCAGAGTATTGCCTTGGCCTACCCTGAGCTGCTTGCGGCGATTGTGCTGGTAGGGAGCGGAGTAAGGCTGCGGGTGCAGCCGCAGATCCTCGCGGGACTTCGAGACGACGCAGGGCGAGCGGTCGATCTGATAATCAAATTGGTGCACGCGCCAGGCACCCCGGCGGAGGTGCTGAAGCAGGATGCCGACGCTATGCTGCGCATCTCGATCCCAGTGATCGAGGGAGACCTTCTGGCGTGCGATGCCTTTGATCTCATGGAGCAGGTGAAGGCGGTCTCCATTCCAGCGCTTGTGATCTGCGGGACCGACGACCTGGTGACGCCACCCAAATACGCCGAGTATCTGCATAGCCAGATCAACGGATCGCAGCTTCAACTCGTTCCCGCTGCCAGCCACATGGTCATGATGGAGCAGCCGGACGAGGTGAACCGAGGCATTGAAGCCTTCCTCGATCGACTGGGCTGTTAA
- a CDS encoding NAD(P)H-dependent glycerol-3-phosphate dehydrogenase, with product MMERIGVVGAGAWGTTLAKLLAEKGHSVSLWVHERDLAVTMARERENSLYLPGVKLPAALEITASLTEVARGCSALLLVTPSHVFRSVFTNLLPFVDPSTVLVSATKGLEPISCMTISQVMHDVAPHLRTVAVLSGPTFAKEVSGGLPTAAVAASEEAEAALRVQDLLSTPTFRVYAGSDPLGVELGGAIKNVIAIAAGIVDGLGLGHNAVAALITRGLREMTRLGVAMGARAETFAGLAGLGDLVLTCTGDLSRNRQLGLALGKGAALSELLQRSPTVKEGVNASKAAVELAQRFSVDMPICRESYAVFFEHRSPREAVVSLLSRALKSEET from the coding sequence GTGATGGAGCGGATCGGCGTCGTCGGAGCCGGAGCCTGGGGGACCACGCTCGCCAAGCTGTTAGCCGAGAAAGGGCACTCGGTCAGCCTCTGGGTCCATGAGCGTGATCTCGCCGTGACAATGGCGAGGGAGCGCGAGAACAGCCTCTATCTGCCGGGGGTTAAACTGCCAGCGGCGCTTGAGATCACGGCTTCACTCACTGAGGTCGCCCGAGGCTGCTCGGCCCTTCTGCTGGTCACTCCTTCTCATGTGTTCCGTTCGGTGTTTACAAACCTACTTCCGTTCGTTGATCCATCTACGGTTTTGGTAAGCGCAACAAAGGGGCTAGAACCAATTAGTTGCATGACCATATCTCAGGTCATGCATGACGTCGCTCCCCACTTGAGGACGGTGGCCGTGCTCTCAGGTCCCACCTTCGCGAAGGAGGTGAGCGGAGGACTGCCAACGGCGGCGGTCGCGGCGTCTGAGGAGGCGGAAGCGGCTTTACGGGTTCAGGACTTGCTGAGCACCCCAACCTTTCGCGTGTATGCCGGGAGCGATCCGTTGGGCGTGGAGTTGGGGGGGGCGATCAAGAACGTGATTGCCATCGCCGCTGGGATAGTGGACGGTCTTGGACTGGGGCACAATGCGGTGGCTGCTCTCATCACAAGGGGGTTACGCGAAATGACCCGGCTGGGCGTCGCGATGGGCGCGCGCGCCGAGACATTCGCCGGGCTGGCTGGGCTTGGGGACCTCGTGCTGACATGTACCGGGGACCTCTCGCGAAACCGGCAACTTGGGCTGGCGCTGGGCAAGGGTGCGGCGCTCTCCGAGCTGCTACAGCGTAGCCCGACTGTGAAGGAAGGGGTCAATGCCTCGAAGGCTGCGGTCGAGCTTGCGCAGCGCTTCTCCGTAGACATGCCAATCTGCCGGGAAAGCTATGCCGTATTCTTCGAGCATCGATCGCCCCGGGAGGCGGTGGTGAGTCTCCTGAGCAGGGCGTTGAAATCTGAAGAGACGTAG
- the lgt gene encoding prolipoprotein diacylglyceryl transferase, giving the protein MFASPGPFVMQIGPLSIRWYGLLFATAVLLGTTLANREAIRRGEDPDQLLNVIVCGVMWGLLGARLYYVLFNWGYYGTRPLKILAVWEGGLAIHGGLLAGALATAIYTVRKKLPALTYMDIMATSLPLGQAIGRWGNFFNQEAFGIPTDLPWKLYIEPYHRPPDLAAFEYFHPTFLYESLWNLLVFAILYLVLCRRLERTPGALLLCYVGLYSIGRFFVEGLRIDSLMLGPLRAAQVMSLGLIALSLTGLAWLRVASKRF; this is encoded by the coding sequence ATGTTCGCATCGCCTGGTCCATTTGTCATGCAGATCGGCCCGCTTTCCATTCGTTGGTATGGCCTGCTCTTCGCCACCGCTGTCCTGCTGGGGACCACACTTGCGAACCGCGAGGCGATCCGCCGGGGGGAGGATCCTGATCAGCTCCTCAACGTTATCGTGTGCGGCGTGATGTGGGGCTTACTAGGCGCGCGGCTATACTACGTTCTGTTCAATTGGGGTTATTACGGCACGAGGCCGCTGAAGATCCTGGCGGTGTGGGAGGGGGGGCTCGCCATACACGGCGGTCTCCTGGCTGGGGCACTGGCTACGGCCATCTATACCGTCCGGAAGAAGCTGCCCGCGCTGACCTACATGGATATCATGGCCACTTCGCTTCCGCTCGGGCAGGCGATTGGTCGGTGGGGAAACTTTTTCAATCAGGAGGCCTTTGGGATCCCGACCGATCTGCCGTGGAAGCTTTACATCGAGCCGTACCACCGGCCGCCCGATCTGGCCGCCTTCGAGTATTTCCATCCGACGTTCCTGTACGAATCGTTGTGGAACCTCCTGGTCTTCGCGATTCTCTACCTCGTGCTTTGCCGGCGGCTAGAGCGGACCCCTGGCGCGCTGCTGCTCTGTTACGTGGGGTTGTACTCTATCGGCCGATTCTTCGTCGAAGGGCTCCGCATCGACAGTCTGATGCTGGGGCCCTTACGCGCGGCGCAGGTTATGAGCCTCGGCTTGATCGCCCTCTCTCTTACCGGACTTGCCTGGTTGCGTGTTGCTTCCAAGCGGTTTTAG
- the glgP gene encoding alpha-glucan family phosphorylase codes for MANVDKDPVCGMVARAEEGFIVFHQSKAYAFCSDLCKRTFLADPEKYAAATPASTPGDADTTRRIAYFSMEVAVDPRMPTYSGGLGVLAGDTLRSCADITIPTVAVSLLYAKGYFDQKLDEWGNQQELPVGWEPSRYVRLLPVTVQVPIENRSVVVRAWQYDITGYTGYSVPLILLDTNVDENTPPDRELTASLYGGDERYRLAQEIILGMGGVRMLRALGYTQLQRFHLNEGHASLLTLELLREQRESAPHAWDFDSVRSRCVFTTHTPVPAGHDQFSYDLVKSVLGEPVPLELMRMLGGGERLNMTLLALNLSQYVNGVAKKHGEVSQEMFPGYSIDSITNGVHSFTWTCDSFKKLYDRHIAGWVNDSFSLRYAISIPKSEIWEAHVEAKGRLIEEVHRRTGMALKPDVLTIGFARRATLYKRTDLVFSDPGKLMEIAGTVGPIQLVFAGKSHPKDEPGKDLIRRVFHFARQLKDQISIAYLENYDMELGRLLTSGVDLWLNTPLRPLEASGTSGMKAAHNGVPSFSVLDGWWIEGHIEGVTGWSIGPGLTNHSDSDSVNGRDAQELYHKLRTVIVPMFYRDRDRWLDIMRQTIAFNASFFNTHRMVQQYAANAYV; via the coding sequence GTGGCGAATGTCGACAAAGACCCGGTGTGTGGGATGGTGGCCCGTGCCGAGGAGGGCTTCATAGTCTTCCACCAGAGTAAGGCGTACGCCTTCTGCTCTGATCTCTGCAAGCGGACCTTCCTGGCCGATCCCGAAAAGTATGCCGCAGCAACTCCAGCTAGCACCCCGGGCGATGCCGACACCACTCGACGGATTGCCTACTTTTCGATGGAGGTGGCCGTGGATCCCCGTATGCCGACGTACAGCGGCGGCTTAGGAGTGCTGGCGGGGGACACCCTGAGGTCCTGCGCCGATATCACGATTCCGACTGTGGCTGTAAGCCTCCTGTATGCCAAGGGGTACTTCGATCAAAAACTGGACGAATGGGGGAACCAGCAAGAACTCCCGGTTGGATGGGAGCCTTCCCGCTATGTGCGCCTGCTTCCGGTCACCGTTCAAGTGCCGATTGAAAACCGGTCCGTGGTCGTCAGGGCCTGGCAGTATGACATTACAGGCTATACTGGATATTCGGTTCCCTTGATCCTTCTGGACACAAACGTCGATGAGAATACGCCCCCTGACCGGGAGTTGACCGCTTCTCTCTACGGTGGGGACGAACGATACCGCCTGGCTCAGGAGATCATCCTGGGCATGGGAGGCGTCCGGATGCTCCGAGCGCTCGGGTACACGCAACTACAAAGATTTCACCTGAACGAAGGCCATGCCAGTCTCCTGACTCTGGAGCTGTTGCGAGAGCAGCGGGAGAGTGCTCCTCACGCGTGGGATTTCGATAGTGTCAGAAGCCGCTGTGTCTTCACAACGCACACACCCGTCCCGGCCGGTCACGATCAGTTCTCGTATGACCTGGTGAAGAGCGTTCTCGGGGAACCTGTGCCGCTGGAGCTCATGCGGATGCTGGGGGGCGGGGAACGCCTGAACATGACGCTTCTCGCGCTGAACCTGAGCCAGTACGTAAACGGAGTAGCGAAGAAGCACGGAGAAGTCTCACAAGAGATGTTTCCAGGCTATTCTATCGATTCCATCACCAATGGAGTTCATTCATTCACCTGGACCTGCGATAGCTTTAAGAAGCTCTACGATCGTCACATCGCCGGATGGGTCAATGATTCTTTCTCGCTCCGGTACGCCATCAGCATCCCGAAGAGCGAGATATGGGAGGCCCACGTTGAGGCCAAGGGGCGGTTGATCGAGGAGGTGCATCGGCGGACCGGGATGGCTTTGAAGCCTGACGTGCTCACCATCGGGTTTGCCCGACGCGCGACGCTATACAAGCGGACCGATCTGGTATTTTCCGATCCCGGTAAATTAATGGAGATCGCCGGCACCGTCGGCCCGATCCAACTCGTCTTTGCGGGGAAATCGCATCCGAAGGATGAGCCTGGGAAGGACCTGATTCGGCGAGTGTTTCATTTTGCACGGCAACTGAAGGATCAGATCTCAATCGCCTATCTTGAGAATTACGACATGGAGCTTGGCAGGCTGCTTACCTCCGGTGTAGACCTCTGGTTGAACACCCCCTTGCGTCCGCTGGAGGCCTCCGGCACCTCGGGCATGAAAGCTGCTCACAACGGGGTCCCAAGCTTCAGCGTTCTCGATGGCTGGTGGATTGAGGGTCATATCGAGGGTGTGACGGGATGGTCTATCGGGCCTGGTCTCACGAATCACTCTGATTCGGATTCGGTGAACGGCCGAGATGCTCAGGAGCTGTATCACAAGCTGCGAACGGTGATCGTCCCGATGTTTTACCGGGACCGGGACAGATGGCTCGATATCATGCGGCAAACGATCGCGTTTAATGCGTCGTTTTTCAACACGCACCGGATGGTCCAACAGTATGCCGCCAATGCGTATGTGTAG
- the pyk gene encoding pyruvate kinase — MSLTAKPLISTKTKIVATIGPASETVERLTQLVEAGVALFRLNMAHGRRDWHEAVIGRIRRVSEDLDRPLAILADLGGPKIRLGPIAGGSVNCEIGHRFRIVVYPAAARGPNDLTSSHRALVQQLEVGDVVLLVDGLVSMRVEEKQEGAVVCRVVQPGEIRSGAGINVPGVQLPGGALTEKDYGDVRWAAGHSVDFFGLSFVRRPEDVRELRDELRRLDSGARIVAKIERAEAVEALDEIIHEADAIMVARGDLGVEIDIARIAGVQKQIIRRCRQARVPVITATHMLESMRSSRLPTRAEATDVANAILDGSDALMLSAETAIGHYPVEAVAMMGSIARETEPMIEPLVGPEPGVRSPKAASSIIDGIVEATSRLAEEIRATLVLVATRDGNTALLLSKQRSRTPVLGISHHEATVRRMSLYWGVTPLHFSEAHDSGELLRRVTDWARERDLLRPGDRVVLVASTHWTATGHNMIVVDEVK, encoded by the coding sequence GTGAGCCTGACCGCCAAGCCCCTTATCAGCACAAAGACCAAGATTGTCGCGACCATCGGTCCGGCGAGTGAAACGGTCGAGCGATTGACTCAACTCGTCGAGGCCGGCGTCGCCCTGTTCCGGCTCAATATGGCCCACGGCCGGCGTGACTGGCATGAAGCCGTCATCGGACGGATTCGTCGGGTCAGCGAGGATCTCGATCGTCCGCTGGCCATTCTGGCTGACTTGGGCGGGCCGAAAATTCGGCTGGGGCCGATCGCCGGCGGGAGCGTGAATTGTGAGATTGGCCACCGGTTCCGCATCGTCGTCTACCCAGCGGCGGCGCGCGGGCCAAATGATCTGACGTCGAGCCACCGCGCGCTGGTTCAACAGTTGGAGGTCGGGGACGTGGTATTGTTGGTCGACGGCCTGGTCTCGATGCGGGTCGAAGAGAAGCAGGAAGGCGCCGTCGTCTGCCGTGTCGTCCAGCCCGGCGAGATTCGCTCGGGCGCCGGCATCAATGTGCCGGGCGTCCAGTTGCCGGGTGGAGCGCTCACCGAGAAGGACTATGGCGACGTGCGCTGGGCGGCCGGGCATTCCGTCGACTTCTTCGGTCTCAGCTTCGTCCGCCGCCCGGAGGACGTGCGCGAGCTGCGTGACGAGCTCCGGCGCCTCGACTCCGGCGCCCGGATCGTAGCAAAGATAGAGAGGGCCGAGGCGGTCGAGGCCCTGGACGAGATCATCCACGAGGCCGACGCCATCATGGTGGCGCGCGGGGACCTCGGCGTTGAGATCGACATCGCGCGGATCGCCGGAGTGCAGAAGCAGATCATCCGGCGATGCCGGCAAGCGCGAGTCCCTGTCATCACCGCAACACACATGCTCGAGAGCATGCGGTCGAGTCGGCTGCCCACTCGTGCGGAGGCCACTGACGTGGCGAACGCTATCCTCGACGGCTCCGACGCCCTCATGCTCTCTGCTGAGACCGCGATCGGCCACTATCCGGTGGAGGCCGTGGCGATGATGGGGTCCATCGCGCGCGAAACGGAGCCGATGATCGAGCCATTGGTCGGCCCAGAGCCAGGAGTTCGCTCGCCCAAGGCTGCGTCGTCGATCATCGACGGCATCGTCGAGGCGACGAGCCGTCTTGCGGAGGAGATCCGGGCCACGCTTGTGCTCGTGGCCACCCGGGACGGCAACACCGCCCTGTTGCTGTCGAAGCAACGCAGCCGCACCCCGGTTCTGGGCATCAGTCATCACGAAGCCACTGTTCGTCGCATGAGCCTATACTGGGGCGTAACCCCGCTCCACTTTTCAGAAGCCCACGACAGCGGCGAACTGCTGAGGCGCGTGACTGACTGGGCTCGCGAACGAGACTTGCTTCGTCCTGGAGACCGGGTCGTACTCGTTGCGAGCACCCATTGGACCGCCACCGGACACAACATGATCGTAGTCGATGAGGTGAAGTAG